The Salvelinus fontinalis isolate EN_2023a unplaced genomic scaffold, ASM2944872v1 scaffold_0075, whole genome shotgun sequence genome contains the following window.
cctctcctagtcaggctggtagtaacactggtgcagtggtaggtgttaaaccctctcctagtcaggctggtggtaacactggtgcagtggtaggtgttaaaccctctcctagtcaggctggtggtaacactggtgtagtggtaggtgttaaaccctctcctagtcaggctggtggtaacactggtgcagtggtaggtgtaaaaccctctcctagtcaggctggtggtaacactggtgtagtggtaggtgttaaaccctctcctagtcaggctggtagtaacactggtgcagtggcaggtgttaaaccctctcctagtcaggctggtagttacactggtgcagtggtaggtgttaaaccctctcctagtcaggctggtggtaacactggtgcagtggtagatgttaaaccctctcctagtcaggctggtggtaacactggtgcagtggtaggtgttaaaccctctcctagtcaggctggtagtaacactggtgcagtggtaggtgttaaaccctctcctagtcaggctggtagtaacactgatgcagtggtaggtgttaaaccctctcctagtcaggctggtggtaacactgttgcagtggtaggtgttaaaccctctcctagtcaggctgatgGACTGTAGTCTCTCTGGCCAGACTCATGGAGCTCTGTCCTGCCTGGAGAATGAAAGCTGTGTCTCTGTCCTGCCTGGAGAATGAAAgctgtgtctctgtcctgtctggagaatgaaagctgtgtctctgtcctgtctggagaatgaaagctgtgtctctgtcctgtctggagaAAGACAGCTGTGTCTCTGTCCTACCTGGAGACAGAAAGCTGTGTCTCTGTCCTGCCTGGAGAAAGACAgctgtgtctctgtcctgtctggagaAAGACAGCTGTGTCTCTGTCCTACCTGGAGACAGAAAGCTGTGTCTCTGTCCTGCCTGGAGAAAGACAGCTGTTTCTCTGTCCTACCTGGAGACAGAAAgctgtgtctctgtcctgtctggagaAAGACAGCTGTGTCTCTGTCCTGCCTGGAGAAAGACAGCTGTGTCTCTGTCCTGCCTGGAGAAAGGAAGCTGTGTCTTTGTCCTGGCTGGAGAATGAAAGCTGTGTCTTTGTCCTGTCTGGAGAAAGACAGCTGTGTCTCTGTCCTGCCTGGAGAAAGACAGCTGTGTCTCTGTCCTGCCTGGAGAAAGGAAGCTGTGTCTTTGTCCTGCCTGGAGAAAGACAGCTGTGTCTCTGTCCTGCCTGGAGAAAGgaaactgtgtctctgtctttctggccTGCCCGAGTAGACCTGTCTTGATTGAGAGCACATAGCCTAGTTTTTCATTTAGAAAATGATTAAATATAGCTAGAGACCTTTAGTAAAAGTTTAGATGCAGTTTTTGCCACATAGTTGACAGTAAAAGTTGTTTGCTGTACTTGATGTGCTTGGTACACGGGGACCTTGTTTATACTTTAAACTGGGTGATGATGTTCTGTACCTCCTACAGGAGCCCCGACCCAGTGAAGTGTCCCTCTCACCAACTGAGAACTGGTTTAGTGTTCTGGGTCACCATTATTTTGGGCTGCAGTGAACCCCTCAGTGGGCTGGCTGGCTTTGGAAGGTCCAAACCTCTCTGGTGACAGAGGCTGGTTCCATGGTTTGATATGAATTCTGTAGTGGAGTTGCATGGTATACGGAAACGTTGGTACTTTTTCCCATACTATAACATGATAAACAGTTCCGTACTTCTATCAAATATGTCTCACGTCATCTATTGCTTTTAAGAGAGGATCAAGTCTGTTTATCAGCGCAGCCCATGTCCCCTTTAGGGCGAACGCACCGTGCCTGGTCCAatcatactgactctagtctggactgaggaaccactgggagtctgtcctgaggaaccactgtgagtctgtcctgaggaagcactgggagtctgtcctgaggaagcACTGgggtcctgaggaaccactgggagtctggactgaggaaccactgggagtctggactgtatcatgttatctcctctctcatactgactctagtctgtcctgaggaaccactgggagtctgtcctgaggaaccactgggagtctggactgtatcatgttatctcctctctcatactgactctagtccTGTCCTtaaggaaccactgggagtctggactgtaccatgttatctcccctctcatactgactctagtctgtcctgaggaaccactgggagtctggactgtatcatgttatctcctctctcatactgactctagtctgtcctgaggaaccactgggagtctgtcctgaggaaccactgggagtctggactgcatcatgttatctcctctctcatactgactctagtctgtcctgaggaaccactgggagtctggactgtatcatgttatctcctctctcatactgactctagtctgtcctgaggaaccaccgggagtctgtcctgaggacccactgggagtctggactgcatcatgttatctcctctctcatactgactctagtctgtcctgaggaaccactgggagtctgtcctgaggaaccactgggagtctgtcctgaggaaccactgggagtctggactgtatcatgttatctcctctctcatactgactctagtctgtcctgaggatccactgggagtctggactgtaccatgttatctcctctctcatactgactctagtctgtcctgaggaaccaatgggagtctggactgtatcatgttatctcccctctcatactgactctagtctgtcctgaggaaccactgggagtctggactgtacCATGTTATCGCCTctctcatactgactctagtctgtcctgaggaaccactgggagtctgtcctgaggaaccactgggagtctggactgtatcatgttatctcctctctcatactgactctagtctgtcctgaggaaccactgggagtctgtcctgaggaaccactgggagtctggactgtaccatgttatctcccctctcatactgactctagtctgtcctgaggaaccactgggagtctggactgtatcatgttatctcctctctcatactgactctagtctgtcctggggaaccactgggagtctggactgtaccatgttatctcctctctcatactgactctagtctgtcctgaggaaccacggGGAGTCTGgactgaggaaccactgggagtctggactgtatcatgttatctcccctctcatactgactctagtctgtcctgaggaaccactgggagtctggactgtacCATGTTATCTACTctctcatactgactctagtctgtcctgaggaaccactgggagtctgtcctgaggaaccacggggagtctgtcctgaggaaccactgggagtctgtcctgaggaaccactgggagtctgtcctgaggaagcactgggagtctggactgtatcatgttatctcccctctcatactgactctagtctgtcctgaggaaccactgggagtctggactttaccatgttatctcctctctcatactgactctagtctgtcctgaggaaccactgggagtctggactgtaccatgttatctcctctctcatactgactctagtctgtcctgaggaaccaatgggagtctggactgtatcatgttatctcccctctcatactgactctagtctgtcctgaggaaccactgggagtctggactgtacCATGTTATCGCCTctctcatactgactctagtctgtcctgaggaaccactgggagtctgtcctgaggaaccactgggagtctgtcctgaggaaccactgggagtctggactgtatcatgttatctcccctctcatactgactctagtctgtcctgaggaaccactgggagtctgtcctgaggaaccactgggagtctgtcctgaggaaccactgggagtctggactgcatcatgttatctcctctctcatactgactctagtctgtcctgaggaaccactgggagtctggactgtatcatgttatctcctctctcatactgactctagtctgtcctgaggaaccactgggagtctgtcctgaggaaccactgggagtctggactgcatcatgttatctcctctctcatactgactctagtctgtcctgaggaaccactgggagtctgtcctgaggaaccactgggagtctggactgtatcatgttatctcctctctcatactgactctagtctgtcctgaggaaccactgggagtctgtcctgaggaaccactgggagtctggactgaggaaccactgggagtctggactgtaccatgttatctcccctctcatactgactctagtctgtcctgaggaaccactgggagtctggactgtaccatgttatctcctctctcatactgactctagtctgtcctgaggaaccactggtagcctgtactgtactctattacCCCCTGTGAATACCCTACTGCTCTATTACCCCCTGTGAATACCCTACTATTATATTACCCCTTGTGAATACCCTACTGCTCTAGTACCCCTTGTGAATACCCTACTACTCTATTACCCCCTGTGAATACCCTACTGCTCTATTACCCCCTTGTGAATACCCTACTACTCTATTACCCCCTGTGAATACCCTACTGCTCTAGTACCCCCTGTGAATACCCTACTACTCTATTACCCCCTGTGAATACCCTACTGCTCTATTACCCCCTGTGAATACCCTACTGCTCTATTACCCCCTGTGAATACCCTACTATTCTATTACACCCTGTGAATACCCTACTGCTCTATTACCCCCTGTGAATACCCTACTGCTCTATTACCCCCTGTGAATACCCTACTGCTCTATTACCCCCTGTGAATACCCTACTGCTCTATTACCCCCTGTGAATACCCTACTGCTCTATTACCCCCTGTGAATACCCTACTGCTCTATTATCCCCTGTGAATACCCTACTGCTCTATTACCCCCTGTGAATACCCTACTACTCTATTACCCCCTGTGAATACCCTACTGCTCTATTACCCCCTGTGAATACCCTACTATTCTATTACCCGCTGTGAATACCCTATTACCCGCTGTGAATACCCTACTGCTCTCTTACCCCCTGTGAATACCCTACTGCTCTAGTACCCCCTGTGAATACCCTACTATTATATTACCCCCTGTGAATACCCTACTGCTCTATTACCCCCTGTGAATACCCTACTATTCTATTACACCCTGTGAATACCCTACTGCTCTATTACCCCCTGTGAATACCCTACTGCTCTATTACCCCCTGTGAATACCCTACTGCTCTATTACCCCCTGTGCATACCCTACTGCTCTATTACCCCCTGTGAATACCCTACTGCTCTATTACCCCCTGTGAATACCCTACTGCTCTATTATCCCCTGTGAATACCCTACTGCTCTATTACCCCCTGTGAATACCCTACTACTCTATTACCCCCTGTGAATACCCTACTGCTCTATTATCCCCTGTGAATACCCTACTGCTCTATTACCCCCTGTGAATACCCTACTGCTCTATTACCCCCTGTGAATACCCTACTGCTCTATTATCCCCTGTGAATACCCTACTGCTCTATTATCCCCTGTGAATACCCTACTGCTCTATTACCCCCTgtgaaaaaaaagtatgaatgtatgtacttgtaagtcgctctggataagagcgtctgctaaatgacttaaatgtaaatgtaaatgaatacCCTACTGCTCTATTACCCCCTGTGAATACCCTACTGCTCTATTACCCGCTGTGAATACCCTATTACCCGCTGTGAATACCCTATTACCACTTGTGAATACCCTAACACTCTATTATCCCCTGTGAATACTCTACTTCCCTTTTACCCCCTGGGAATACCCTACGGTACTATTACCCCGTGTGAATACCCTATGACGTTATTACCCCATATGAATACCCTATCACCCCTTGTGAATACTGTATATGTCATGACTTCTGCCTATATAAACACAAACAAATAGAGGATACAGTTGTGTCCTCCACACCTGCTTGGATTCACCTGGCAGGTCTCTACCCTATTACCCCGTGTGAATACTGTATATGTCATGACTTCTGCCTATATAAACACATAGAGGATACACCTGGCAGGTCTCTGTGTTGCTAGATGGACCCCGGCCTTCTGAGCTGCGTCCAACCAGGAGCGGAAACTCTTTATAACGTCCCGGTTCAGTCTCCTTTTCAACTCATTTTAACACCGGATTTACTTTAAACAAGACCCACATCTCAATAGGTGCACTGATTTCCACAGCAGATATTTATTTTCTCATGTTCAGCCTCACTGATTCTTTTCTTCCTAAAATAATTATTAGGTTTTTTTTCTTCCCTGGCCTCTATTCCTGTAATTCTATTTGTGTGTATTCCTGGTGTCTTGTTGTGTTTAGGTGAGATAAATGATGTCATTGTGACAGAAGTGATGTAACTCTAGTTCTGATTGGAGGAAGAATGTCTTGGATCAGGACAGACATGGAGGGCTTGTGCCAAgtctgttaactctctctctctctcacattcgctctctctctctcacactctctctctctctctctctttcactcactcactcactcactcactcactcactcactcactcactcactcactcactcactcactcactcactcactcactcactcactcactcacttactcactcactcactcaaaaacacttttgaccggtagtgtaagtacattatttaccttcagatgtgaatgtatcaaaccagtgttttttattttatatttacgCATAGCCAGGGTCACAGTTCAACACAAatacataatttacaaataaagcatttgtgtttagtgagtcctccagatcagaggcagtagggatgaccagggatgttctctgtttagtgagtcctccagatcagaggcggtagggatgaccagggatgttctctgtttagtgagtcctccagatcagagttagtagggatgaccagggatgttctctgtttagtgagtcctccagatcagagttagtagggatgaccagggatgttctctgtttagtgagtcctccagctcagaggcagaagggatgaccagggatgttctctgtttagtgagtcctccagatcagaggcagtagggatgaccagggatgttctctgttttgtgagtccttcagatcagaggcagtagggatgaccagggatgttctctgtttagtgagtccttcagatcagaggcagtagggatgaccagggatgttctcttgataagtgtgtgaattagaccattttcctgtcctgctaaacattcaaaatgtaacgagtacttctggctgtcagggaaaatgtaaagagtaaaaagtacattattttctttaggaatgtaatgcAGTAAAAGTTGTCagatataaatagtaaagtacagataccccccaaaaaacgacttaagcaaatatacttttaagtactacctaagtactttacaccactgtatcaAACCAGTCGCCGTGATaaacgttttttgttgttgtttactctcgtcaaacaatagcatggtatttttttcactgtaatacctACTATAAATTGGACCGTGCATTTAGATGAtcagctttctgcccatataaaaCATGTCGATGTCCTGGGAAATGTCTCTTGTTACTTACAGCGTCGCGCTAATCatattagcgcacgttagctcaaccgtcccgcgggggggggtggggtggggggggggggggggcaccgttCCTCGTAGAGGTTAACAAGAagcacatctcaataggtggtctAGGTGCCTCATGACATGGCACGGTGGTGGGGGGGGCGACCGGTCCTCGTGACATGGCACGGTGGGGGGGGGGCGACCGATCCTCGTGACATGGCACGGTGGTGGGGGGGCGACCGATCCTCATGACATGGCACGGTGGGGGGGGGCGACCGATCCTCGTGACATGGCACGGTGGGGTGGGGGCGACCGATCCTCATGACATGGCACGGTGGGGGGGGGGCGACCGATCCTCGTGACATGGCACGGTGGGGTGGGGGCGACCGATCCTCATGACATGGcacggtggtgggggggggggggggtgaccgaTCCTCGTGACAtggcacggggggggggggggggcgaccgATCCTCGTGACATGgcacggtgggggggggggggcgaccgATCCTCATGACATGgcacggtgggggggggggggggtgactttcCTCTTGTGTTCTCTCTTGTTCCTCAAGCAAGATGGAGGCTGATGACATCACAAATCCCATCAGAACAACTCTTGGAGGTGTGTCTAAAAGAAAGCACTTGCTCAAAATtaactttgtttgtttgtgtggtggtggtatagGGAGATAAATAGACAGAGATGGTAGTCAGCATGTCTGCAGAACGTTTTGGCTTGTTAGTCTTCAATGCTCagcattttaaaacattttgagGACAAACCTGTATTTTTGGGGACGTGTGACTCCACTTTGAGGTGATGATTTTGGCAGACCAGACCAGTTACATCGACAGTATAAATCTTAACAAGAAAATACAGTGGGGTTTGATTTTTATTTCTGCTTTGTTGTCAGATTCCCAGAGCAGATATTTATTTTCTCCTCTGTCAGCCTCCTTGATTCTCTTCCTAAAATAATGATTATCTTTCATGTCATTGTAGTTGTGAATATTCCTGGTGTCTTGTTGTGTTTAGGTGAGAGAAATGATGTCATTGTGACAGAAGGGATGTAACTCTAGTTCTGATTGGAGGAAGAATGTATTGGATCAGGACAGACATGGAGGGCTTGTGCCAAgtctgttaactctctctctctctctctctctctctctctctctctctcacacacacacacacacacacacacacacacacacacacacacacacacacacacacacacacacacacacacacacacacacacacacacacacacacagtagaaaaCACGAGAATTACACAATAGCATCTGCTTTCAATCTTGTTTATTTTAGATAATTAACTAAGTCATATGATTAAAATAATTTGAGAACTACACAACTACAGCAGTGATATTTTCTAAAGTTACAACTAAACAATGATTTTAAATCAATAAGATAACAATATATATGTCAGACTTGACTTCCTTCATCTGGTCTTTTCCAGACTTTTCTCCTGTGACTTGATGTCTTCCTCTCAGCAGCCGTAGAGTCTGTTGATCCTCAGGATGTCAGTGGtggacaacccctgtctctggcCGATGGGCACGTTGGGGTTGGGGATGGGGGTGATGGTGTCCATCCCGTTGATAGAGAAGGCTGTATTTCCATAGTGCATGACAGAGCTGTAGTCGTAGGCAGTGTTCAGGTTGTTGGTGTTTGATCTGTCGAAGTTGTAGGCGTTGTTAGAGTCGATGTTACTCCAGTTGATGGTGACATACTGGTCACGGTCGCTCCTGGTTTGTTCGTGCTGGAAGCCCAGAGCGTGGAGAGTCTCGTGCTGAATGACCCCGAAGTAAACGCAGCCGTCCATTTGGAGAGAGACCGTCTGTTGGCCTCCCACTCTCCCAAGAGAGGACCAGCATCCGTCTCTGGGCTCGTAGCTGATGAAGTCAACCTGATTCTGACGAGGCACGAAGCGAATGCAGGTCTTGGAAGGGAAGGCCCGGAGGGCATTCTCAATGATCTGCTTGTTAGAGGAACTGAAGCTACTGCTCACTGTGTAGGGCACTTCAACCAATCCGTCAGTGCCTTTTTTCCAGAAGCACCCTGCACTGTAAAATAACATTTAGCTGGTTAGTCAATTATATCTGAAAATACAATTATTttgacataaaaaaatatattcgtTAAATTAAAGTATGTATATATATCAACATAAGATGCATGTAAAAACAACTCCAAAGGGAACTGTGTTTCATTTCCCCTCAATTTACTAATTTTAAGTTCCAGCAACAACTTGACACCTGTCTCTGTTTTTAGAGGATTGTGGGTAATTCCACATTCTTTGACTTTATACTACTTCTACACAATGTTGTATACATATTTTGAAGGCAGAAAATTATATTTCTGTATTAGTATTTAGGTAACTTTCTGAAACATTAAAAGTGAAGTATATTGTACATAAAAATACCTAATCTTGGAAATACTCAAAAAAGCTGATGCAGATAGATGTAAAAGTAGAATTCATACAATATTGTTGTTAGTGTGTGTTGGTTGTACCTAAAGCAAACCATGGCATTTCTGGTTGTTGGCGCCACCATGTCTCCCTCCAACAGAAACTGACTGGAGCCGTTATTGGTGGTCAGAATTCTCTCAGTGATGTCTACATCCTCAGGGTCGTCTGTTAGGATCTCTGGTCCACTTCCGTCCTCCATGAGAGGGTTGGCCTGAGAGaggcccagcagcagcagcagcagcagggtcAGAGAGGGGCTTTGCTCCATCTTCagtgtgtggagaggagagactcTGGATGGCTCCTTGGATCTGACAGTGGAGAGACTCTAGATGGCTTCTTGGTCCTGGAGATGCTTTGGAGCGGCTTGATGTGTGATTCTGTCTGGTCAGTCCTGGGCTTTTTATACAGTCCTCTACAGGTGTGTCTGCTGGAGGATTATGGTTTGGGGTCCATGTTGTTAGTCCTAAATAAACCTCTGAAGGGAGGGTTCCACCACCACACCTACAGTTTCAACATGGTTTTAATCCATACAGGTCCATTTACACCTGGCCATGCCTACTCAACAAACACGTCACACACTAATGTCATGACAGTTTAATCTACTACAATGATGTGGAGAGGAACGTTTAAACTTtttaatgtttatttgtcacctgCACAGGACACAgcaggtgtaaaacagtacatTGAAATATTTGCAGCTCTTAATTAAGTAATATAGATTTTAAAAACACAGGAATAATCTAGATAATAAAACAGTaattttattttaattaaattttttattcaactgttctgcctgcggctatggaaccctgacctgttcaccggacgtgctacctgtcccagacctgctgttttcaactctagagacagcaggtgcggtagagatactctgaatgatcggctatgaaaaaccacctgacatttactcctgaggtgctgactttttGCACCCTCAACacctactgtgattattattatttgaccatgctggtcatttatgaacattttgaacatcttggccatgttctgttataatctccccccggcacagccagaagaggactggccacccctcatagcctggttcctctctaggtttcttcctaggttttggcctttctagggagtttttcctagccaccgtacttctacacctgcattgcttgctgtttggggttttaggctgggtttctgtacagcactttgagatatcagctgatgtaagaagggctatagtatataaatacatttgatttgataataatCTAGATTATAAACATTGTAATgatatagataataaacacagtAATAATCTAGATAATAAACACAGTAATAATCTAGATAATAAACACAGTAATAATCTAGATAATAAACACAGTAATAATCTAGATAATAAACACAGTAATAATCTAGATAATAAACACAGTAATAATCTAGATAATAAACACAGTAATAATCTAGATAATAAACATTGTAATgatatagataataaacacagtAATAATCTAGATAATAAACATAGTAATAATCTAGATTATAAACATTGTAAtgatatagataataaacattgtaatgttatagataataaacacagtAATAATCTAGATAATAAACATTGTAAtgatatagataataaacattgtAATGATATagatgtcacgttcgtcgtaatgattggaccaaggcgcagcgtgcgtagagttccacatcttttaattcATAGACACTCAGCAGAACAAACAAGCACAAAGGAAATGTGAAGCTACTGGTGAAGCTACACAGGCAACTATccgtagacaagatcccaccaaACACAAAATGAataaatggctacctaaatatgatccccaaaatcagagacaacgataaacagctgtctctgattgggaaccatatcaggccaacaacacccctagacatacaacacccctagatgacccaccctagtcactatcacgctcCAACcgacagagaataaacagcttactatggtcaggtcGTGACAATAGATAATAAAAACACTGTAattaaatagataataaactgtaataatatagataataaacactgtaataatatagataatatagAATAAAAACAGGTTAcggtgtaatggcaggtctgtagttagggtgtaacggcaggtctgtagttagggtgtaatggcaggtctgtagttagggtgtaatggcaggtctgtagttagggtgtaatggcaggtctgtacaggtta
Protein-coding sequences here:
- the LOC129842932 gene encoding hatching enzyme 1.2-like — its product is MEQSPSLTLLLLLLLGLSQANPLMEDGSGPEILTDDPEDVDITERILTTNNGSSQFLLEGDMVAPTTRNAMVCFSAGCFWKKGTDGLVEVPYTVSSSFSSSNKQIIENALRAFPSKTCIRFVPRQNQVDFISYEPRDGCWSSLGRVGGQQTVSLQMDGCVYFGVIQHETLHALGFQHEQTRSDRDQYVTINWSNIDSNNAYNFDRSNTNNLNTAYDYSSVMHYGNTAFSINGMDTITPIPNPNVPIGQRQGLSTTDILRINRLYGC